TAAACTTAAAGAGCTGGTGGCACGACTAGGCTCACAGCGAAAGGCCGCTAACCACCTCGCTATCGGTACCACCACCGTTGGCGATATCATCCGAGGCAATAGAGATGAGGTGATATCGGATGAGATGTGGAGTAGCCTATTTGCCAAGCTCTGCACCAAGAGCGATGGATGGGTGGAGGTGGAGACTGCGGCATATCAGGAGATATGTGCCGTGATCAAAGACTCACAAGATAAATCAAGCTGTACTTGGTTGGTGGCTGACGCTGGAGCAGGTAAAAGCACTACTGCCCGCAATTACTCTGCCCGCAATGCCAATGCCGTATATGTGTTGTGCAGTGAGGATATGAAGCGTTCGGATTTCCTCGATGCTTGTCTATCCGCCCTCGGTGAGAAGAGTGTGGAGAGTGGTTTGCGGGCCCGACTTGAATTTTTGATTGAGGTGCTTAGGAATAAAAATAACCCAGTCTTGATACTTGACGAAGCCGACAAGCTGATAGATAGCATCCTACTCTATTGCGTTACCATTTATAATCACCTCGAGGGGCACTGTGGTATCGTGATGCTTAGCACCGACTACATCGAAAAGCGTATGAATAGCGGGCTAAGACATAACAAACGAGGGTACAACGAGCTACACTCGAGGATTGGTCGGAGGTTTTATGTGGTGGACAAAACCACTCCGAGCGATATCTACGGTATCTGCAAGGCGAATGGCATCCTCGATGACTCCACCATCAATAGCGTGATTAGAGATGCCGAGCAATTTGATTTTGACCTGCGACGAGTAAAGAAGTGTGTGTTGAAGTTAAGGGCGTGAGTAACGGTGTGTACAAACGGAGAAATCCGTGTGTACAAACGGATTTACCCGTT
The Porphyromonadaceae bacterium W3.11 genome window above contains:
- a CDS encoding ATP-binding protein → MNKELIRTKLKELVARLGSQRKAANHLAIGTTTVGDIIRGNRDEVISDEMWSSLFAKLCTKSDGWVEVETAAYQEICAVIKDSQDKSSCTWLVADAGAGKSTTARNYSARNANAVYVLCSEDMKRSDFLDACLSALGEKSVESGLRARLEFLIEVLRNKNNPVLILDEADKLIDSILLYCVTIYNHLEGHCGIVMLSTDYIEKRMNSGLRHNKRGYNELHSRIGRRFYVVDKTTPSDIYGICKANGILDDSTINSVIRDAEQFDFDLRRVKKCVLKLRA